The following is a genomic window from Methanomicrobia archaeon.
ATCAATGAAAGTAAAGTACGATAACTGTATGAACGTAAACCTGACAAGGTGTGTCCGATCGAGTCATGAGTAGAAACAGGCCAAAGCGAACGAAACGGCAAGAGCACAAGAAGGATGTGCAGAAGAAGCAGGCGTTAGAGCGAGAATTAGAACGCATTATCGATTCTGCTGATAATGCACAGCGAGAGAGGATAACGAAGATCTTAGCAGACGAGGAACTCGTAGAAATACGCCCTGAGGGTCTGGTGACAAAGGGCAAGGACGGTAAAACGCGAGTTCACTTCTGGCGTTGAGATAAAATGCAGAGCGAATGGGTTTTTGATCATTTGCATTAAAAGACAGTAAAATAAACGGAAGTCACGGATAGAAAGTTTTTTAAACTGAAGAGATAAATTTGCGTTTTAGCAAGTCAATATCTCTTACGTCACCATAAAAGATGCGGTGATCGGGATAACAGATGGAGGTAATACACAAAAAATGGCGGTAAAAGGAGAAAAAGCTATAATAAGCGTTGCATGTGCCGTGATTATGCTCGTTTCGAGCTTTGCTCTGGCGTTACCAATCGGAACGACGGAAAGCGTTTTAGCTGCAAGCATATCTCCCGGCTCGGCTGCGGTAGGGCACGATTTTGACATCAACGGTACTGCCTATACCCCAGACGTAGGCATAGTAATTGTCTCTCCGAACGGCGAGAACGGCGATAAAATCGATGGCTCGGGTAAAGGGGTGTATTACACCTCCGTATCTTTTTCTGGAGTTGCCTTCTCGAAAAAGATTACCGTCGGTTCAGACATCGACACCGGAAGTTATCTGGTTGCCGTCCTCAGCCCCGGACGTGATGGTTACTATGAACTGGGAAACGGTGCTGACGTTGATAGCTTTTTTGAGGCGTTTGAGGAGCAGTACGTGATCACGGGTAAATCCCAAGCACAGGTTCTTGAATTACTAAAGGATGCGATATCAGTACCAGGAAGTGATGACCTCATGCAGGTAGGTTATGTGGCGGTAACGACAGTGCCAGTCACCGGGGAAGAAGAAACGATTCCGCTTTATCTTCCTTATGAGAGTAGTCTGTTTTCCTATCCCAGTTCTGGCTCTTACGTTATCGGCAGGTCGTGGAACAATAATCTCAGCGATGATCCGGATATGAACTGCGTAATAGTGAGACTATCCAGCACTGAAGAGATTATTTGCAACGGCGGATATTTCCTCAAGCATGATAGAAAAACAAGGGCTGATAGCTGGTCAGAAGTGGACGGTTTTGTGCCTATAAACGCACCTATTTACAATTATACGGCAATAATAACAGGCTCCCGAGTCAGGGAAGAAGGTACCATTACGATAACAACCACAAAAGTCTCAGACAGGCAAGAACCAGTCGTTCCCAACGAGACAAAATTGATCTTTCCCTTTTTCTTATCATACTCTTTACAGGACGCTTCCAAGAACACCATCTCATACACGGAGGACGAGGTGACTTTTGTTGGCACCAATGTTGAATTTGAGAATGATAAGTTGCATAGTGAGTATACTCTGGATAAAAATAACTTAAGTGCTTGGTATGTAGATGAGAACGGCATAACTCAAAGAACGACCAACGTTGAAGTTGAAGTCTCCAATGACATCCGCTCGGCAAAAATTGTAGTCGCTCCGAATGTGGCGCCTACGGACGTGCCTACAGCAACGCCAACGGCTGAAGAAGAAGGTGAGGGTCTTCCCGAAACACCATCATCAACAGCGGATACCACTCCTGTGGTGACGGAACCGACCTCGAGCCCGACGATAGCGCCGGCAGAAGGCGAAGAAGAGAAAGGAACAGAGTATCCCGTACCGGGATTCGAAGCTGTCTTCGCAATTGCGGGATTAGCAGCAGCAGGAGCATACCTTTTGAGAAAAAAGTGAGCAACACGAGGGTTGCTACAAGGGTCACTAGTATCCCGCGTTAGGAGCAAACAGCTTTTTATACGACTACCGTTACGTACTCTTTATGTTGGGCACCTACGTGAACGTCGTTGCCGTGATTATCGGGAGCATCATAGGCGTGCTCCTGCACCAGCGATTCCCTGAGAACCTCAAGAAGATAGGCTTCCAGGCGATCGGGCTCTGTGTCTTGTTCCTCGGCATCAGCATGGCGTTGAAGACCGAGAATTTCCTCATTCTTATCCTCAGCATGCTCATCGGCGCACTCATTGGTGAAGCACTGCATCTTGACCGGCATATCGATCGATTCGGTGCATTTTTAAAGGCACACATCGGCTCAACCAACGAGCAGTTCTCCGAAGGGCTGGTTACTGCCTTCCTCATTTACTGTACGGGCGCCATGACCGTTATCGGCGCGATTGAAGACGGACTCAATAGCGATCCGTCGATCTTATTCGCGAAATCGTTGATGGATGGCTGCGCGTCCATCGCACTCGCATCCACCTTTGGGATCGGTGTACTCTTCTCAGCCATCCCGTTATTTATCTTCCAAGGCGGCATTACGCTTCTCGCAGCCTCCTCAAAGGCGTTTTTTACCGAAACGCTCATCACCGAGCTGAGCGCCGTTGGCGGCGTCATACTAATGGGCCTGAGCATCCAGCTGCTGGATCTGAAAGAGATAAAGGTGGTTAATTTGTTGCCGGCGCTCATCGTCGTGATCGTTCTTGTTCGTTTATTCGTGTAGACGCGCAGTGTGCTCGCGCGGTAACCCATGAGAAAAGGTGAAAATGATGTATCGGTATATACTCTCTGTCGGTATTTGCGCGGTCATCTGGCTTGTTAACGGCAGGTGGATCATCCAAGCAGTTCGAGAACGGGTAACCAGCGAGAGTTATATGCATTTTGGTTTGGGTATCTTTTTCACGTTGTTAACGCTCGAACTAATGCTTGGTAATGCGGGCGCGTGGATGCGCTTCGACAATTGGTGGTTGGAAATCTTCGGGTGCCTTTTGTTTATCCCGTCGGGTATTCTCGTCTTCGGCGCGATGCGCGAACTGAAGCGCAAAGGCAAATCGGAAACAGGAGACTTTACCGCTACGTCTGCGTTAATCGATACGGGCATGTACGGCGTTATCCGTGAACCCATGACGTTAGGCATGGCAATCTGGTCGATTGCACTCATAATCCTTTTCCAGTCGCTGGTTTCTTTAGTGTTAGGTGCAGTCTCGTTTCTCTGTTTCTGGATGTCTGCTCGCACTGAGGACGAATACAACATCCGCAAATTCGGCGACGCGTACAAAGAATACAGCCGTAGAGTGCCGCTGTGGAATGTCTTCAAAGGATTGAGAAACGCTTAAAATCTTACTTAATCACTCATCTCCCTCGAAAATGAACAACTCCTCAATGGTCGTTTGCAGCACCGTTGCGATATTATGAGCCAGCTTGAGCGAAGGGTTGTACTTTCCCTTCTCCAGAAAGACAATAGTCTCCCGTCGGACGCCCACCCGGTTTGCAAGCTCCTCCTGGGTTAAATCGTACCGGGCCCGGAATTCCTTTATCCTCGTTCTCATTCGGTATTTCTACTCCACGCCTTTCCTCCCGTAGTACGAGTAAAAGCTAAGATGCAAGATGAGCAACGCGCACACCAAGAACGCCAGTGTAAGGCCGATTTCTTTTAAAACCGGCGAGCCACTTTTACTCAGTGCGATGAACACGGCACCAAGTACTGCCATTGGCAAGAGCGAGACCCGCAACGTCATATAGGACGCCTTTTCATTTAGCCGATGGATCAACTCATCCTCCATCACCTCGGTAACCCTGCTCTTGCAGAGCTGCATCAGGACCAACCCAATAGCCACTACAGCTATCGGCACGAAGAACTCACCCTCGGCTACGGACCAGCTAGTCACAATTCCTATTACTATGCCTATAAACATTTTGCACAGCCTGAATTGTTTTATATTCATTTTATATTCCCCTATTCCACGTCTCCTTTCCTGTTAAGGTACCAGCGGAATACGCTCATCGTGAGCAGCATCACGAGCAGCGTCGTCCCAAGTGCCTGCATCACCGTCAGTTTGACCACCGCGAGGTTATCGACCCAGAAGAGCAGTGTGATGAACACGAGCGTCAGCAGCCACGAATACGTCGCGGCGTACGCCCCAAGCTTCTTTGTTCGCTCGTCGCTCTCCGGAACGTCGGCCGGTCGCTTCCACCTCGCGAACCAGATGAGGAGCACCACGGTAATCATGCTGATCACTGTAGACACACTCCGGGTGTTCACGCCGCGCCATAGAATCAGTAGCATGAGTGCTACCAGTACAGCTACTTTCGCGATCGGCCACCAAGCCTTCGTTCGCTTCTTCATCTTTTCTTCTTCACCTCTTTCTTATCACCCCACTTAGTAGTTATTTCTAACATTATGTTAGATATATATAACATCAGTATAAAAAGAGTTTCGGTTTTTTGGGTGTTTGCAATAATACGATCGGATGCAAAAGAGCGTTTAATATGTCAGGCCTCCCAACGATATGAGTAATAGAGAGGAAAGAAGATGCACCAGGGAATTGATAACCAATCGCTACTCGACAGACTTCGAATTCGCCGAATGAGAAGGGATGAGGTCAAGTTTGCTATCGATTTAGCGGCAGGAGAGGGCTGGAATCCGGGCATTCATGATGGCGCGTGCTTCTATGCTACGGATCCGAACGGGTTCTTCGTTGCCGAGCTGGATGGCGAGTTCGTGGGGTGTATTTCGGCTGTATCCTACGGTGATTCATTCGGATTCGTGGGCTTGTTCATCGTTAAACCTGAATACCGTGGCATGGGGATTGGCGCTTGGTTAGGGAAGAAAGGGCTGGCATACCTGGCGGACCACAACATTGGTTTGGACGGTGTGGTGGAGCGGCAACCGAACTATCAAAGATATGGCTTCCATACGGCGTACCGCAACTTACGCTATGAGGGTGTAGGCGGCGGTGGGAGCATGCCGGACGGTGTCGTAACGATAGCCGAGGTGCGATTCGAAGATCTGCTCGAATATGACGCTCAAATGTTTCCCGTGCCGAGACCGCAGTTTCTCAGCTGCTGGATCGACCAGCCAGAGGGTGTAGCATTGGCGGTAGTAGAGGACGACGGTCTGGCGGGCTACGGAGTTATCCGCAAGTGCCGGATTGGATACAAAATCGGGCCGCTCTTCGCAAACAATACGCAGATCGCAGAGACTCTTTTTGTTGCGCTACGGAGCACCGTGCCCGGTGAACCGATCTTTCTGGACACACCAGAAGTCAACCCGGCGGCGATAGATTTGGCAGAACGGCATCATATGAACGTGATGTCCGAGACTGTGCGCATGTACTCCAAAGAGGCGCCGGCTTTACCGTTGAACTGCGTCTTTGGCGTGACCTCGTTCGAGCTGGGCTAACTGTACTGGCTTGGAATGGGTTTTACGTACTGATCCGATGATTCTGGCCCGTCACGCTCGCGCTCGCAGCCGCACGAGTTGCATGCATGATATGATAGCTTCTTCACGTTTCATTGGCTATTCTGTATTGATTAATGCTCTCGCATTAATGGATTGGTAACGTAAGCGATGAAACGCGAGCCTGTATGTATGGTGAAAGGGGAGGAACAGGATCATGAAGGAAATGAGTGAGCGAAAAATACTGCAAGTTGCGCTTGACGTGCTCGAATTGGATAGAGCGGTGGAGATCGGACGGGAGTGCGTAGCAGGCGGCGCAGACTGGTTAGAGGCAGGCACGCCGTTGATAAAGAGTGAAGGTATGCATGCGATACGGACATTGCGCGAGACGTTCCCTGATGTGAGCATCGTTGCCGATA
Proteins encoded in this region:
- a CDS encoding DUF554 domain-containing protein, yielding MLGTYVNVVAVIIGSIIGVLLHQRFPENLKKIGFQAIGLCVLFLGISMALKTENFLILILSMLIGALIGEALHLDRHIDRFGAFLKAHIGSTNEQFSEGLVTAFLIYCTGAMTVIGAIEDGLNSDPSILFAKSLMDGCASIALASTFGIGVLFSAIPLFIFQGGITLLAASSKAFFTETLITELSAVGGVILMGLSIQLLDLKEIKVVNLLPALIVVIVLVRLFV
- a CDS encoding isoprenylcysteine carboxylmethyltransferase family protein, which translates into the protein MYRYILSVGICAVIWLVNGRWIIQAVRERVTSESYMHFGLGIFFTLLTLELMLGNAGAWMRFDNWWLEIFGCLLFIPSGILVFGAMRELKRKGKSETGDFTATSALIDTGMYGVIREPMTLGMAIWSIALIILFQSLVSLVLGAVSFLCFWMSARTEDEYNIRKFGDAYKEYSRRVPLWNVFKGLRNA
- a CDS encoding helix-turn-helix transcriptional regulator; this encodes MRTRIKEFRARYDLTQEELANRVGVRRETIVFLEKGKYNPSLKLAHNIATVLQTTIEELFIFEGDE
- a CDS encoding DUF2178 domain-containing protein; amino-acid sequence: MNIKQFRLCKMFIGIVIGIVTSWSVAEGEFFVPIAVVAIGLVLMQLCKSRVTEVMEDELIHRLNEKASYMTLRVSLLPMAVLGAVFIALSKSGSPVLKEIGLTLAFLVCALLILHLSFYSYYGRKGVE
- a CDS encoding GNAT family N-acetyltransferase, with protein sequence MHQGIDNQSLLDRLRIRRMRRDEVKFAIDLAAGEGWNPGIHDGACFYATDPNGFFVAELDGEFVGCISAVSYGDSFGFVGLFIVKPEYRGMGIGAWLGKKGLAYLADHNIGLDGVVERQPNYQRYGFHTAYRNLRYEGVGGGGSMPDGVVTIAEVRFEDLLEYDAQMFPVPRPQFLSCWIDQPEGVALAVVEDDGLAGYGVIRKCRIGYKIGPLFANNTQIAETLFVALRSTVPGEPIFLDTPEVNPAAIDLAERHHMNVMSETVRMYSKEAPALPLNCVFGVTSFELG